Part of the Tenebrio molitor chromosome 4, icTenMoli1.1, whole genome shotgun sequence genome, aTAAAGACGTATGTCTTaggtacaacattttatctacgattgTGAGATCATCCCACCGGttttaacataaatttgtataaaataatttgtttctaTAGCAGATGTTAAAGTGTGCTTTTATCTATTCAAATCAAAAGGTCAAGTAGCATTTTAACCGCATGGGTGGATAAAGTGCTACTTTAACAgcaagggtagataaagtaattatttttttttattaacaacgCTCATACGAGATTTTAAAACCTGACACGATtagaaatgattaaaaaaaagtttcaataataaaatacaaatgctaTAGAAAGAAATTGAATATTGtacacgacgataaaatttaattatcttttCGAGTGTACctaaaatttttcttgtaaattaTTCAAATCCAAATCAGTATCCCGCGAGTTACACAATTGTTGAGGCCACAAAACCGACGCATTCGTAACCAGTTCACGGTCACATTCTGTTGAGGTTTGGCCGAATTTTTCCGTTTACacatttacaaaaagaaaccatcTTACCTGAGGCACTTGTTCAACATTTCCCGGACTTCAATCGCgcacttttttctttcttctgcAACGTCAGGCGCTGTGCAAATTTGAACTGCGTTACGAAACGTCCAACACCTTGATCGTCAATGAAATATCATTGACATAAAACCGAAAGTTTCGACTGATTTTTTAACCGATCTCAATTTCAAAACGCGTAGTAATTGCCTGCGGGGGTCCGGGTGATCTTGTTGACTGTTTCATCAAACGTCGCTCTGATTGTTTAAATATCGGTGCAACGAAGTGTTTATGTTTACGAAAAGAGTTTGTACAGCGAGGCGAATGCGGTTTGGgacatgaataaaaaattattttttaccgTTTGCGTGTTTCGTTGCGAACTAAGTGGAGCGAGATCCTGCCGCGTccagaattttaatttctggttCCGGTGCAGACGAGGATACAGAATGGGTCTAGAAAATGGTACTTGCGGAACgcgttttttgtattttttcaaccAAGAAAAGTAGGTATTCAGCTCGGTCAAGCTCACTGCAAAGGAAATGACTCCAAAGACCTAGGTTCAAGAGAGTACAGGTCATCGAAAAAAATACCTAATCGTATCATATAGTATTCCACAAGACTCCATCCTTGGGCCATTgtttataattaatatttcttttatttcggGTATCAATTTTTACTGACATTACAATAAGAGTCTAGCTTGTTCTTTATTAGTTCCATGGAtaggaaaaaaatgaaacatttgcAGATTATTGAGATAAATCGAATGTTTTTAGATGCTGctatttagtgtaacgaaaaGATCAATTTCTTCTACAAAGAAGAAGATAAcacgtgttcaattgaaaagttcatcaaattggctttgatctttgtTGCTATCTTTGTCTAACTAACTTAAATTACgatgttgttgtcttttaaaaaataaagtcgaagccaacttgatgaacatttcaattgaacacttgttatttttttacatttttacttgttatttttactttattacCTGATTACTCTACCTCTAACAATTATTGTGTCAATTTGACAgagaataattttaaactttcGAGTCTTTTTGATAaggttgtaaaatttttatatcaacAAGAAAGAAATATGTGACTTGGTCACAAATACAGAGTAGGCATTTCACGAGTGACAGTGAGCCcgatggaattgaaaatgcaacccacaatacatttccgaaaaaagctggccactgaaattaaaatatccagcttttatTATCagtcgtgaaataccctgtattttgAAAGAGTCAAGAAACGATTACCgttatttcttaaaaatgtgcGTTTTTATAtgcatttaaataaacaagaaaGTTATTAATTAAGAGTTATTATGAAAGATAAATTAAGAAGATGTTGCAAGAAAATAAGTCTTAGaataatgtttaaaaataagttacATAAACAGAATATTTTAGAAGTAAGTACATAATTCACGTTGTcaattgtcaaaaatgttGTGCTATAACCGTAGAGGGGCTATAACCTAAAACCAAATTTAGAAATTCTTGTAGAAATCGTGTCTATTTTGTTCGGTCCCACATGTTTAACATTTTCCATAAATATAAGCAAACGTAAAATATCAGGGTTGTCGTCGAAGTGGAGCTTCTTCATGACCGGTTCCACCTGAAAAATTGTCTATTATATTTATGGAActaaaataatgtattaattactttgGAAAAATGGGGCACTTTTCGTCGATTTCCCCTTGGGAGCATCATTTTCtgtaaaagattttttttaatattgacaCAATATATCAAATATCACATCAGTTACCTCGAATCGTGAGCTTTTCTATCTTGGAATCTAGATCCAGTGAATTCATATAAACGGCAAAGTCGTCGTCTTTAgccattttttctttaatctcAGCTTCAGCTAATCGTTGATCAGCTCCGGATTCAATTAACAATCGGAAAGATCGCAAATCGGAATTTTTCAAAGCGGTAGACAAAAGCGTTtgaccatttttatttttttggttgacATCTGCTCCTtgctttataaaatattctaCCATATCTACCTGTTCCAATTCTAATGAACATACAAGTAAACTGTTTGCAAGTGTTGCGTCTACTTTGACGCCTTTTTCAATCATGCTATTGAGtatttcaaaattacgtttttccaTGCACACTTTTAGAGGAAGATTACCATTTTTATCAGCTAAATTTATGTCGGCACCTCTTTTTATTAGATATTTTGTAATATCCGAATGACTTCGCTCAATAGCACGAATTAAGGGAGTTCCTGAAGACACTACATTAAGGGGAGCTCCCCTTTCTACCAATAACTGTACCACATCTAAATAGCCTAAATCAATGGCATGTAATAAAGCTGTATGAATTGTCAATTCAGCACCGTGATCCAACAGGAGATTTattatctttttgttttttgtgtccACTGCCCAATATAAAGGAGTTTTGCCATTTTTATCCGGTTTGCAGGTATTTGCAcccaaaattattaatttctcgCTAATTTGATAAAACCCCCTTTTGATACTGATGATCAAAGGATTCTTTCTTCCTACATTGGGATTTACACCTTTTTCGAGCAAAAACAGGACAAGGGGAAGATTATTCCAACACACTACGAACTCGAGTGGTGTATATTTAACGGACCAGTGTGAGAAACCAAACACAATTTTACTCATGTTATAACCTTCTCTCAACATTTGGGTGAGAACAGTGGTATCACTGTTCACTAGAGCACAGTGTAATCGGTTCTAAAACATAACAACATATTAAACAAACTGGAAATAAACAATACGGGTTGCAAAATGTAAGATAAAAGTTCTAAAAATGCAGCtataatgaaacaattttcaaaatctgaCATTTAGAACTCGAAGAGGTAGATAAAGAAGCATTAGCAGAAAAGAAGACCAAAATGGACGATGCTCGGCCagcaaatctaaattttaatttttccgttACCAGCGGGATGACTGAATCTATTAGATCAATGATATTGTGGCCAGACCATTCATATGCAAAGAAGAATGCCACAAACTTGACATAAATATTAGTACACCATCACGGCTATACACTTATTttccaacaacaaattaacaaataaaaaatttattgggAAATCTCAATATCGTATAGTGTCTCCTCGAGCTTGAATTACAGCTTCCATTCGTCATGGCAATTCCTTCAAAAAGGTGTTGAATGACAGCTTGATTTATTTCTTCCCATTCTTGAATGACTGCTGCACTTAGGTATCTCAAGTGTGCAGGAGCAGAAACAATGTgtagaaaattctcaaaaattgttaaaaagcaATCAGACttggaatataaatatttttagctTGTCTTAAATGAAAAAGTAATTTAGCACTgtaaggtttgaagaaaaaagagtgtaaaacagaaaattcaaatttcgaattttttatCTTGTATTTATCTAAATGAAATTTCTTGTTGTCTTTATTCAAGATCGGGAACTTTTGAATCATTTTCAATATCGATAATTCTGGTtatcacataattttttacaaaagtaATAAATACAGCATtggtaaatatgtatgttgaaaaatattttctaacctcaTTTTTGTTATCCAATGTTACCATAGACGGATCCATCACAAAATAATATATCTCAAACTTTGTTGGGTAAATTAGTAAAACACCCGAAATATACCAAACTAAACAACAGAATTGTCTCAGATAACCaaaacagataataaaaatcaaaactgCGCAAGTTAATGTGTTCACGTGCTCAAAGTTCTCAGTTTCTAATTATAAGAATTCAATGATATAGAAGTAACGACAAGTTTCATAATAGGAGGTATTTTGATTGATATGCTTATCATCATTTATCAGTTAATCTTGAATCACGGTTTTTGTCGTTCTGGTATTAGCGGTACCTAGTTTATATAACGAGTCGTTGGCGAGTTATTTAAAGCTCACAAGTGCAAAAAAGAAGCTTTAGACAcgaattttgtacataattttttgtaatacctAATATTAGAAGATATTGAAGATATTGCACTCTGGCTTCGCTAGGTCTGTCTTACCGTCATCTGGAATAAGTCTAAGCAATATGTCCAACAGTACTATAAACTAAAActataaatttattgaaatatgaatacttttatccaacacctgtttattatgaagtcgtaataatgccgattttgaatatattatgAGGTCTATGAAACCCTAGTGGACTTATGAACCcttaattaaactgtttttataaaattaaacagtttagagagaattgaacagtttattgaacataaaaaaatgtaatacatacataaaattagaattaaaattagaacAACTCTTTTTTTGGCTGTGACTTCTTCAACATTATTCggtgttggataaaactaTGTATTACTCGTGCCTTAACAGCAAATAAGTCACTCAAGAAATATTAGCCCACTCGAGCAAGCTCTCGTGACTAAACATTTCTTTGGTGACTTATTTGCCTTATTAGCAGggtccggacgaaatagtaccggacaagtcaaccagtacaactttgcgtaatccctcgctcgcacataaacacgattcagctggttccctgttattgaaaacgaaccagctgaatcgtgtttatatgtgagtggggtattacgcaaagttgtactggtcgacttgtgcggtactatttcgtccggacactgCTTATTAgacacttgtataataaataccTCGACTGCGTCTCTGTCTTCAGTCTCTGGGCTtgccacaaaaagactcacttctactctttatGATATAATATGCTATTATATGCCACTTTTAGGGATTACTGTGCCGACAAAGGCAAGGAgaaacataaaattataacCAACAAAAATTCCGCCCCCAGTGAATGGTTGTTACGAAcgttttgttgaaattaaatatttaaaataaaaattcttaattgAGCGAACCTATTCTAATCATTACAGTACCAAGAAATAATTACCATGTCAATAACAAAAATCGCTTGCGTATAGACAGCTTTCTTTTTCACTCAATCATGATAGAGTTTACTTTTCACCTGCCAAAAGTATGATTCCGACTATTAAATCTTGATAAACTCTTCCAGAAATTTTCGGCTTACGTTGTCCGAAAGACGGCCTCAACCAAGCTGAACCGATGCAATGCCACACACACTCCGATCGGTCTGCTACTTTGACCTGCACAGTTATTCAGAATcgttgttttttattctcatccGGCCGCCTGAACAGTCCGCCAAGTCCCCGCAGTTTCTACCACACGTACTCAGGAAATACGGAAGGCCAGGACTGCACAGTTTTTCCCCTGAGGATTTCCGGAGCGTGTATGGAGCGCATGTAACATCAGGCAATTGATTCGATTTGGTGGTTGATCTCTGATGGTTTAGGGTGGCATTTCTCTGACGGCCACCACAGGCTTGCACGTTGTAAATCGTCGATCCCTGAATAGTCGTAATTACATTACAGACATTTTGGAACCTCACGTGTCCCATTTGTCCCTTATTTTGGGGGTGATTTCATTCTGTTGCAGGAGAACGCAAAATCTCATACTGCCAGAATAGTGAGAGAGTACCTTCCGGACGTTGGTATTCAGGTTATGAACTAACCAGCAAGAAGTCCATACCTGAATCCAAGGGAACATCTGTAGGATAATATGGGACGATGTTTGCAAGAGCAAATGCCCCCTCCAGCTAACCTTCACAAGGTAAGACAGCGAGAGATGGAAATATGGGAAGATATCGATTAGGGAGCAACAATATGGGGCCTGATTGAGAGTATGCACCCgttattaagttttttttgcaGTCATgaagtttaatatttttattaaagtttaGAAAATTGTTAAAAGTGTCAGTGATAAAATTGTTCAAGCAGTAAAGGATTCCTGGATTGTTAAAGGTGTCCAAATCTGACGGTTctggaattaaaatttgtaggtATTTCGAAATTTTAAGGTAGTGCATTAACTTTGTGAAGAAGTTTATGATGTCTAAAAATAAGTTACACAAACGGGATATTTTAGTAGTACATAATTCACATTGTCAATTctcaataattttgttataatCTAAAAGCAAATCTTATATATGCTTATTCACATGAAGTGGAGCTTCTTCATGACCAGTTGCACCTGGAATATTGTGGGATATATTAAtgcaattaaaataaagaattGATTACCTTGGAGCGATGAAGCATTTTCCGTCGATTCTCCCTTGGGAGCACCATTTTCtgtaaaagatattttttttaatattgatgCAGTTTAAATATCAGTTCAATTACCTCGAATCGTgaccttttttattttggattcTAGATTCAGTGAATTCATATAAATGGCAAAGTCGTCGTCTTTAgccattttttctttaatctcAGCTTCAGCCAATCGGGGATCAGCTCCGGATTCAATTAACAATCGGAAAGATCGTAAATCGGAATTTTTCAAAGCGGTAGACAAAAGCGTTtgaccatttttatttttttggttgacATCTGCTCCTtgctttataaaatattcCACTGCATCTACCTGTTCCATTTCTAATGAACATACAAGTAAACTGCTTGCAAGTGTTGCGTCTACTTTGAGGCCATTTGCAATCATGCAATTGAGtatttcaaaattacgtttttccaTGCACAAGTTTAGAGGAAGATTACCATTTTTATCAGCCAAATTTATGTCGGCacctttttttattagatattTTGTAATATCCGAATGACTTCGCTCAATAGCACGAATTAAGGGAGTTCCTGAAGACACTACATTAAGGGGAGCTCCCCTTTCTGCCAATAACTGTACCACATCTAAATAGCCTAAATCAATGGCATGAAATAAAGCTGTATGAATTGTCAATTCAGCCCCGTGATCCAACAGCTGATTTATTatcttttggttttttttgTCCACTGCCCAATATAAAGGAGTTTTGCCATTTTTATCCGGTTTACAGGTATTTGCACCCGCAACTAGTAAACTCTCGCACATTTGAGGAAACTCGGCTTTGATACTGATGATCAAAGGAGTATCTCCATTTGGTCCTTCTACGTTGGGATTTACACCTTTCTCCAGCAAAAACTTGACAAAGGGAAGATTATTCCAGGACACTACGAACTCGAGTGGTGTACATTTATTGGACGAGAGTGATGAACGTAACACAACTTTACTCATGTCATAACCTTCTCTCAACATTTGGGTAAGAACAGTGGTATCACTGTTCAATAGAGCATAGAATAATCGGTTCTAAAACATGAACATATTCAACAAACTGGAAATAAACAATACGGGTTGCAAAATGTAAGATAATAGTTACAAAAATGTAGCTATAATGACacaattttgtcaaaatttaacaatCAGAATATAGTATACATATTATTTCATGAGCAAGTAAAAAAGAAGGTTTTTATCCACGAAAATAAAGTGAATCATTTGAGTGGATAAAAACCTTTTTCCACTAGGAAGGTACTACTATTAGAAGCGGTCACTCCTGAATCAAatccagaagtagaatttctctcctactggttaataattttttcgcaGGTAAAATagcaagacctaattttttttatcggataaatttttcaatttcacgaaaactttttgcttggACAactttacgagttgaatttgggcatttttattctggttaggcccgagagctttagctcgacgGTTTaaactttgaataaaaatgtccatatatcaacgagtaaaatggtgtaaagcaaaaatgtttaagtgaaaattgggaaatccCGCACCGACAAAGTGTTTGCAAGTTGCCGCACTGCCGTTCTGAGACTaaagttcattttttctttaaaacaattgtcaaagtgttgtcaccTTGGTATGAGGCACTAGTTATTTGATGGTTATTAAGGCCCCGTTGTAACTACCACCATGGTTCAACTCAAGTTCAATTTTGAACGACTTTCAGCGCTGTTTTGACGTTGTACGAAAGtggttttataatttataattgtgAAGTTCGAGTCGGTTTAACGCCAGTTCAATAGATCGTGGGTATTAAAGTATTGCGAGAGAAAGTAAACGGTGATGGAAAACGTTCAGTATCTTGGCGAATTAACCGACGACGAAGATTTCTTCGAACTCTATCAGTTAGTGCAACATCCTAGAGTCCGTGAAAATCATTTTACGAAATGTAGAGATGTAGAGTTTAAAGAAAGATTTAGGTTATCTAAAGAAGTGGTGCAGTTTGTGACAGAAGAAGTATCCGAGATAATCTCGTCCCAAACTGAAcggtataaaatattttttgttcgacactgtcagaatttgagaattttctcctatgtgaacggattttgataaatgtcacaacttgtcaaaacgaaacgtcaagctaattttaaaggttttaagcgatttgaagcatttaaggggctcgtcgaacaaaaaaaacgttgtatttaactcgttcgtgtgtaaattgggccttttttggcactcttgggcctttaaaacgctcgtttcagtcgcgtgccaaaaaaggcccaatttacacacaaactcgtcaaataaactatcTACTATTATTCTTTGTTAAATTAAGTAcgtataacaaaaaaaaattttttttaagtagttTTGCAGGAATCCATAATTTTCAGCCCACCAAAAGCACCTGCACCTGCTAACGCGTTCAGAGCACATTTAAtgcaaataaattcaaataaacaaCTGTTAAAGCAATCTTAAATCATTTTGTTATGAACCCTAATTTTTgatcataatttaattttgtagttataattattatacagggttattcacgtaagatgacgagcctgatcaggtaaaaatgcaacccaaaagacaattcacaaagcaatctcgatccctattacattatccgTCATTATCACAATGCGCATAAAACATAGACAGCTTTTAATGTCAGCCCGATGAATTTCAatttctgacagaaaaatgccTTTCTCAGcaaaatatgatttgatttaataacaataataagaaattaaaatcacaaaagtaatgggtaagtgggatcatatcggttctgtcatcgttcgaaaatcttttcaaatactaaatatgaacgaaaaatgcaatgacagatttatctttcaaattatgtaatagaatacctacttggattcctgatttaatttttaaataccgaaacacaatgaatgctttgtaaagtatcgcgcgttcaaatgaaatcctgggctgagtaggcgttggaaaaattaaaccgtttagaacagtgtaaagtttgaatttcccgccgtttgacacgaatgacatttgtttatgtttaatcgcaACATacttgaacatgtttgttttcagcaaagggtgcccttagatatttgcttcaagaataggaatcgttaagttattctatttttaatgtaaaacattgtacagaaagaaaaaaagaaagatttttttggctctaaattttaggttagctgtcaacatgctccaattaatctacgctttaaaaaagcacaacaattgacggtttccaacgccttcccagcccaggatttcatttgaacactcgatatattttgggttgtatttttacctggtcatcttacgtgaataaccctgtatagtaGGTATCAAAAACAACACTGGAAACGTCTAAAGTCCTTAAAAtacacacaaaaaataaaacgaacgGAATAAAACGCAATACCAGATTCTAGGTTAAAGAAGATAGGCCTGCCTCgataaatttgtaaacacaAAATTACCAAAAAGTTACTGTTTTCACCATTGCTAACTTTGTTTTAACCTGGATCAAATGAACTGCCTCCTAACATCGAATGTACTGttatattcaaaaaaatcgcgtACACCTATTAATTGCCtgtgtaattttgttgttctggcGTTTATTAACGTCATACTGTGAcacttaatttattcaaaaatgccACTACCAAAAGTTTTTGAACAAGAAAAGTGGGAATTTAGAGCAGTTTATGCCACGTAGAATAAATGCGGTTATCAATGCATACGGTGCCACGACCAAATATTAATGTAATATTCAAATggaattatctaaaaattaagaCATAACCTGTCTTATAATAAcgtttgtcaaaatgacagaaaaagtCCGTTTTTAAACTATACAAAAACCTATAAAAATTGATTACTTGatttaaattaagaaaattaatttggctTGTTCTAATTCATCCGATGAACACTTTCAAAGCCGAAGTGGTTATGAAGGTCCAGGTTTTGAGAAATATTCTCCTTCTCCAAGCGAGAATTGCTCAGAAAGTGGAGATGAGAAACATAGGTACGGTACTTGAAGAGGTGGATAGAGATGCTTTAGCAGAAAAAGAagtccaaattcaaattaaatcagACACTAACGATACTGGGCCagcaaatctaaatttttatttttctgctATAAGCGGAATAAATGAAGGTATTAGAGCACACCTAATGGATGGAACACAGTtggatttttatttcagaTTAACATGTCACTTCTTAACCTggtcctaacctaacttttgccACTGATCTTCAGcataaatattgggtgattcaaaattattgtggataagtatgtcaactatgtacaaaaatttatgtggcaactgtgtgggtagggtagagttgacatagtcgcgcaattttgaaaattgtcaagttaATGTgcaatgttataaaaaaaaaatcaatgcacgcatatgaaatgtcatacaaatgtcaactctactcCACCCACACAGTTACCACATAAATTTCCGTTAGTACATAGTttccatacttatccacaataattttgaatcactcaatacttcacaatgttgtgaaaaattcaaaagtgTTAGCAGTTAAATGGTTACTAGTTTTAGGATTTTTCTTTGATTCTCAAACAGCAAAAGTCAAAGAATCGTTTAGGTAATAAGATTTTGATAAGAGTTTTAAAAAAGAGAATCTAAATTAGATGTACAGAGTGGCTACGAAAATTggattcacttttccacatttGCCCAAAagatggaaattaaaaaaaaaattaaatggaatTGCTGGaaaatagtacatatattatgttatgaggagcaaaaatgaagttttatgtgctgcggctggtagattggctgccgaacgcagtgatatactattttttcttcaaaccctcatataccgggtgattcagtttggtattcgcggccctatatcttttttgttttaagaaaaaagtatagcaaaccatatatatttgtaaatcgcttgtgaaactacaatagatgatgttgtcaaatcttctctacgatgacatatgtcaaagttaagacagtcaactttttttttttaaatagtacactatacatttcttagcctattcttgtaaagtttttttttctacatttgaatgtataaaaaagttaacagttacatcagaaaaaaaatcgagaaaaataataaaatatgatttaatttattcgaaagcgttattttctaaaaagaacaagtaagccaaacatttgtaaattcacattatgttggttccctgcatgtcactatttacaagacaaccacgtagccaaaaaataaaatgatttgaccttgtttgttttcaagcctcgggtgcgcctcggcgagaaaactgagactcggacaaaataccaaatccatactgaatttactatgctaaattcgcgttatgttggttccctgcatctcactattttaagaattacatagccaaaaaataaaattatttgacagtgaaatacccgatccatcctgaatttactttattcgaatattagaatttacacttattcgaattttacatagtcacctattcaaatattcgaataattcgaatacgattcccaagactcatcacgtcattcatgcactatcaaaattcaactaggtacatattttcatcgtgtatgcattcaaagcggtatagtcaggaagaagttaggtttcgaagccagatgttataacatagttatttatgtaaatgtaggttataacatagctatttatttaaatgtaggtacgttaataattgacgctattaatgtcaaaattcaattgtctccatggctaactagctctttttataaaataacactttcgaataaattaaatcatatatttttttttctcgattttttcctattgcaagtgtcaactttttttacacattcaaatgtagaaaaaaaaagctttacaagaatagactaagaaatgtataatgtatcatttaaaaaaaaaagttgactgtcttaactttaacatatgtcatcgtagagaagatttgacaacgtcatctattgtagtttcataagcgatttacaaatatatatggtttactatatttttttcttaaaataaaaaagatataggggcgcgaataccaatctgaatcacccggtataacaaattatttaagacatgttaaaaAACCAggtcgtcagctcgttagatgccatgacaatgaagtgacactttagcattatcaatgcagcaggataatatcataatttacggacgtttgaagaaaaactattttttttacgtaactaTGTCTTAAAAAATTTAGCTAAATGTTGATTGTAGCCGATTAGGATATGTTGCACGCTAATGAGTAATGACCCTCCACTCTTACAGCTGCTGTTCTACCAGTGGAGCCACCTTCTCCAGCAGGATAATACCATTTTAtgatacagttggttgcaaaaaaagcgggaaatgaaaatttccctaatgtaaatttggt contains:
- the LOC138129701 gene encoding putative ankyrin repeat protein RF_0381, with amino-acid sequence MAYHQWNRLFYALLNSDTTVLTQMLREGYDMSKVVLRSSLSSNKCTPLEFVVSWNNLPFVKFLLEKGVNPNVEGPNGDTPLIISIKAEFPQMCESLLVAGANTCKPDKNGKTPLYWAVDKKNQKIINQLLDHGAELTIHTALFHAIDLGYLDVVQLLAERGAPLNVVSSGTPLIRAIERSHSDITKYLIKKGADINLADKNGNLPLNLCMEKRNFEILNCMIANGLKVDATLASSLLVCSLEMEQVDAVEYFIKQGADVNQKNKNGQTLLSTALKNSDLRSFRLLIESGADPRLAEAEIKEKMAKDDDFAIYMNSLNLESKIKKVTIRENGAPKGESTENASSLQGATGHEEAPLHVNKHI